The following DNA comes from Labrus mixtus chromosome 8, fLabMix1.1, whole genome shotgun sequence.
TGTCTAAGCTAGCTAACAAATGCCTGCATGATTCGCTGCTTTTAGGCTAATTAGGTAATTTTAAGCTAAACATATAGATTCTTAACCCTAAACCTGGACAGTAACTTGAACACATAATTATTTGATACAGAACTTGAAGGTCTTATTGATATTTTTAGCCGACATCACTAATATTTTTTGGCCACCGTGGGCCAGCCCAAACACACTGATAAGGCTACAACACTGACACTAACACAAATTAGCGCTTCCAGATGATACACAATGTTAGCATTCATTTGGAGTCATGTTTCTGTCCAATATATTCTCTACTTCTATATTTGTTTGAATAGTCTTTATCAACTCCctatagaaaaaaaatctgccttcCAAGCTGCTATTAGATCCACTTTGTTATGGCTAATTGCTAGCTTAGATATCAGCTTGGTGCTAGGCTTGTTAAGAACATTGGGTGGTTTTGTTTAAGCTTCCTCAGTGAAAAAGCTGCCTGTTGTTTCTAAGAGGAATGTCATGATGATTGATCAAGTGATAAAAccatgtgttaaaataaaaatattgataaaAGATTAAGATTTTAAACGTACATTTAAAACTTGCATTAAATTGGAGAAAGATGAGTGAAACTGAGCAAGGAAGGTTATAAATTAGTAGTTTTCTTTGTATGGTTATAATTTATCTACAAAATATAGTCAATGTACTTAAAAAAGGTTTTACTCTGCTCCAAATCCATTAAGACAGAGGCTCACATATAATTCTATCTAAAGCACCTCAGAGTACTGATATTATAGTCTAGTGCTGTGGGTCATTTTGTACTGTGAACGGACCAGTCACCTTTAATCACAAGACTGAAACAATGGGCTGTGGCGTTTCAAAGGCTGACTACATGAAAGTAATTTCTAAGTCATTAAGAATGATGTCTCATGGTagaaaacaaatctgatttGAGGTGGCAGTGTAAATCAGATTTTACCATGTAACCTTAAACCTATTTAAATTAAACTCTAAAGCAACCCTATGttaacttttttacattttccattctTTTCCACCTTGTTTAagattgttttgatttatataatatattcacattttcttttttacagtgcaTTGCGATGACAACAGGTAAGACAAAAGAAATTGCAATGTATAAGGCTGGATCACTGTATGAATCCACAAATATGTCaacgaaaaaaaaagaatcagagtGTCCTTATATTGTTCTCCATGTAAGCCCATAAGTGTTCCAAGTGCACAGagtaatgatttgtttttacttgCATAAACTCAGCAGCAGTCACTCTACTGAATATgatattaactgtgtgtgtgtgtgtgatctgttgTTCTGAAAAATCTCATCATTACATCTAATGGCTGCTTAAGATAAAGTTTCATATTCTCTAAACATGGGATGGATCCGTCGTCTTCACAGTCAGAAGCCGTTGATTCTTATTGTTCCGTGCACAAACAGGTCCACTAATTGTCCGCCAGATATTTCCCtgtgacacaaaatgaaacatgtcaGAGAGTTGTAACATTTAGCTTTGAATGTGTCTACATATTTGGAAGACAAACCTAAGAGAACTCTGGTTCAAAATGTAGTCACAATTATGtcacaaacatttctgatgcTTCAACTGACCTGCAGCAAATCTCTTCTTGATCAGAGAGAGCCGGTAGCCCGTCCCGACCAGCTGGATGTCGCACCCTGAGAGAGTGCTGCCCTCACTGGTGAACTGGACTGACAGTTGTGAGGATTTAAAGGAACCTTCAGTCATCTGGAACCGGCCCAAAAGAGCCCCGACTCCTGGAGGAGGCACACAGAATGGATGGTATTGGTTTCTATCGTGATACGTTTAGTTTCAAAATGATGTCAAACTATCAGAGAGATTTCTGTCTTAAAGTTCAGCCACATATACAAGAAAAGAATGAGACTCATTGTCTATTAGACCCTTTGAACTAtgcaataaaaaatgatttcacaagTGCCTACATTGGTATTTTTCCTAATCGGGAAATCATTTCTTGAAATATCTTGAAACGGGTCATATTCTGTGAATCAGTACTATctcagctaatgttagccaaattttttttaaacatatttaaatcctGAAATGCTAAATATAGgctatacacatatatatatacatatatatatatatatatatatatatatatatatatatatatatatatatatttgaatttgtttacttaacagggacacatgaaatgaacattgcttcatgttaaatacaaagtagatgccatgcataCTAGTTTCTAGCCGTGGCTAATTTGCAGCCCTTTTCGCTGGCTGGTCTTTTAGATACATGAAACATAGATATAATAATAtatgcttttgtgtttttgcttattGTATTGAAATGTCAGCACTTCACATCCCTAAACCTACTCAATTTAAGTGTATGTCACATATGTCTATtttcttttggtctttttgtttgattttagatAAAAGTGAAACCAGGTTAACAGAACAATGATCTATCGCAGTGAAGTTTACACCACAAGTAATGAGGACATCAATGAAGTTACTTTGTGATGACGCAAAGGACACAAGTGTTAAAACCATGTTTGGCTATTGTAGATTTTGTTTAGTTCGATTTAAAGGATAATGCATCATTCAAAGGGTTAAAATCCGATTACTGCAAGAACACGACAACAATGAGCACTTACCTCCATTTTCAGATCGAGGAGAGAGGCTGGGGATTTTCCACTGTATTGTTTGCTGATCTGGATTCCTTCAGAGGAAAATGATAACACATTACAGAGTTGCTTCATGACATTAATCACATTATATAAAGTAAGCCATTAGGCTCCATGTCCAATACAGAAAAaacctggagagagaaaaagttgtGCCAGATTTTCATCTTTACCAGGTAGCAGGGGGGATCATGGCCTGTACTGTGGCCATGACTCCATCCACAGGAACCAGGAAGTTGATGTCGTGTAGTGGCATGGGGGCGGCCATGGCCTCTGTGTTGTATTTGTAGTCTATTCTAAGGTCCGTGTTGTTGGCATCGCCTCGCCAACTCAATGCCAAGTTCAGAGGAGTGGACTGGATTCCCTCCGATGACACCTGAGAgaacaagaaacaaagacattgagatatatggatggattaATATACAGAAGATAGACACAAATTAATGCACAGTTGAAAAGATATTTGATACCTGATACTTAATCATGTCCACGTTGTAGTACGTCGCCTGAGGCTTCTGTTCAGCCACTTTTTTCAGATGGCTCATGAGGTTTGGCATATTTACCCAGAACTCCTTTGTGTCTGCATTGTTTGCTGTGGAATCacttagaaaataaatgtataaattcaaattaaatatattgCCGGAGCGCCAGAACTAAAGCCATGTATCATGCATTTCTTATAAAACAAATCAAGCCTATAATAAGAGGGTTTTTCATTGGTGTTTTTCTCACCAgcacagcagctgtgggttaGGGAGGACCTGTTCCAGTCGGTTGTAGTTGCTGATGCTGAAGGTGAGGATGGGCTGAGTCGGATGGCTGGCAAAATGTCTCGTGATACCCGCAGGGAAGGACAGCACCatctctcctgtgatcttcacAGCACATCTGATACAGACGGAGAGGGGAAGCAGATCTCAGAGATCATGCTTACACAGAAATGATCGTTTGCCACCAGTCCTATCAGTCTTAAAGTCTGCAGTCCAGAAAACCATCACATAAAAGTCAGCCAACTGGAAGAATGTtgttatatttctttttattctggcctttttcttttcatctatTTATTGCATTAATCTTAAGTAAGATATTCATGGGGAACCTTTTGCCGATAtactctgctcctccacagaaACACTGCGTTATGATCACAACAACTTGTAGAAGGACATTTCCATAAAGGAACTGATTAGTATAAAATAGCCCACTTGCTTGGGGAAAAAGTTTCAAACTATTACCTGAATTCATGCAGGATTTTTACTACGGGGCTGGCacgaaaaaaaagtcattttatagTCGTGCTGAATAGCAAGAAAGGTTTTTGGGGTGCGGTGCATGGGCACAAgtgacaaaaaagacaaaagggagAAATGGGGACCTACTTGCTGGGGTCTGCGCCTTTGAAGTAGGCATTGATGGTTTCTGTGAAGGCTGCAGCCACAGGCAGAGTGTCCTGAGGTCCCATGGTGAGCGGACTGGGCCCTCTGGAGCATCCTttggaaaacacaaatatacacacaacgCTTTTAAAATCTACATTTATACAATATTTAATCCCGCAGGTCATTCCTGATAtactccacatttttttgtcttctctttaaCGCAGGGAATAAGGGAGTGTTAACataaaaagcaaacaggaaaaCTTATACCTCTACAATCCATCTAGGAACTAGACTCTAGGTGAGTGAGTAAGCAGGACAAGGGATCAGATGGGTGGCAATTTTCTTGCTCAATGAAAGCAGGTAATAAAAGGGTTTGTGCTTTGGATCCATGCACTAGTGGAACTGCAGGGGCGGTCTGGCTCTACTCACCTTcaaaagctaaataaaaccTGCCGTGGTCAAACCAAACCAGAGGCAGTGAGGCCTCTGAGCGAGCAGAGATATGAGGAGGAGAGAATTATTGAGAGGGGCAGACTGTGAGGAAGGACACGATGAGGAGAGACACGCAACACGGACACACATTGACATATGAAGCTAGAGGAAATGAGGGAGACAAGATGGTGGTGTACCTGTGGTGGGTGTGTTAAGCTCTTTTCCTAATGTTGGAGTAGACGCTGCACTCTGCATGGTGAtagaagagatggaggaggagctcTCCGCACGGGCCAAAGGGGCGAAAGGTGGGGGGCTGCCTGAAACCGGAGGACTGAAGGGCCGAGACTGGggacagaacatgaaaacacaaacacattaattgttttttttttcttctttttttttaaattaaatgtgagAATACCTGTCAGCAAAGGAGGTTTTAGGTTAAATCAATGACTCTTTATATGTACCAGGTCTGTGATTGGTTTCCCCGGCGGCAGCTTTGGTCGTGACGAAggtcgaggaggaggaggaggagggactgGACTGCCTCGAGACTGAGGAGTGGCAGGACGAGCTGGCGATGAGGGGCCTGCCATACAACATCAGAGTGTgtggtttaaaatgatttcattcaACATCAGCTCCAACACTTCTTacccactcacattcacacaccgactATAATTAACATCCCCAGTCCTCCCAGTTTCACCATCATTAAAGTTGGTACTGTGaatattagactgatcagtctattatCATACTAAGCTGTTACTCCTAATACTACACGTACGTTTGACATTATCACTGAAATTGTAGctataaatcatatttttgtattcgttgttgctctgtttgtctctatcttaatttctcttcctgcatctccctccaTCCCACTTTAGAGCTCAACACCGTTCAGCAGATTTTTGTTCAACATGAGCATCTTAAAGGAAGTTTATCTTTGATACTGAATGTTGCTTAGTattgtgctcatggtggattcatgttgggtatTTGTAATAATATATAACAAAGAGTCAGGTCtcttacctgctcttttgtagggagagtgtcttgagataacattagTTATGAagtggcactatacaaataaaggttgatgatgatgatgatggcagaggctgctatgtaaagtgtgcATCAGGACTAATCGTACATGCAGTCTTACAGAATTACACCAAATAAATACAGTTGTGGATAAAGAATCATAAGGCTGAAAGCTCACACTGTACCACTAGGGGTCAGTAAGAAAGCAGTTTACCTCAAATCAACTCGACTTCATTCTTACAAGTTATCATAAAAACAGATAGAATCAATATTATATCTGGTGACTGCATCAAAAATATTGTTAAACTTTTCAGACTAAATTGAAAGCAAGGAGCTTCACACTGACATGTTTCCCCTCAGAGCGGGAACATTGACTCTGTGCCCATCTCTACAATATGACatgaataaaaagacaaatagtcACATTTCTGTTCTTTGCAAAAGGAAGTCATATGAATATAAATCATCTTTATACACTACTcatataaaatactgaaatacacaacatatttattgttttgtattccCAAAAGTGTATTTCTGCAAGGCTACATGAAGACCGCCAGCATTACAAAAtcaattcagaaaaaaaacgaatTCACAAAATCTAACTTTTAAgataatacattttttctttcactgttttgcattgttttttcaacataaacatgtttttagaaCAATAGTTGCACTTGTAAGTTTTTATGCAGATGAGAAAAAGTGTACGTCTAGTGCAACAAAGTGATgaacaatcaaacaaacctcTGCAAAGGTTTCAGAATACTCACTGCTGCCCGAGCCCGGCCCCGGGGAAGACATGATGGACCTGTAAGTGgttggaggaagaggaggcggtGTGCCCCTGAAGCTCGGTGTTAATTCTCTGGGCGAACCCACAAAGTCAGGGATATCGTCTCTCAGGTACACTCCTTCTGGAGTCCTCTTTCCCCCCACACCCCCCAGTACCAGAGGAGATGTCCCCCCTGCCCGAGGAGACCGTCGCTCTGCAGGCAGAGGAGGCACAGGGCTGATTGGGGCCGGGGACGAACAGTACGCTGCAAACTGCAGCACCTCCTCATCGATGGCGTCCTCGTCGAGGCACAGAGGAGGTGAGATAGAGGGGGAAAAGtctggagggaggggaggggccgGTTCATCTGGAGGAGGAGGTCCGAGTACTATGAAGGGGGGTGAGTCTGGGGgtgagaaaggaggaggaggagacccaGGAGAAAAAGGCGGAGGGGAAGGTGGGGGCTCGTCTGGAGGTGGTCCTGGGGAGAGGCAGGGGGTGGATGGTGTGGAGGAGGGTGTGTCAGGGGCAGGGGAGTCAGGTGGTGGCGGGGGAGGGAGTTCATCAGGCGGCGGAGGTCTGTCGTCAGTGAAAGTAACCCATCGAGGTGAAACGTATTCCTCGCTGGTGCGGGGGCTGTCCGAGGGGCCAAACACATCGTCCAGGTCGGGGGCAGGTGAGCCTCGGTAGGAGGCGGGGGACAGGACGTTCAGGTAGATTGGGGCAGAGCTACGAGCTGCTCTTCCATTGGGTAGATCAGCTGCAGAATTCGAGGTAGAATGTAATTTAGGAAAGACTTAAATGAAAGCTCTTATAAAAAGAAAGACTGAAAATGTCAGACTCACCAACAAAGTCTGAGGGACAGCCGTAATGACTTCTTGATGGAATGTTttttggaggaagaggaggaggagctgcaaCATGCGGGACATTCAAGCCAGTTAGACATGAAAATACAAACCGGCCTACACACAAATGTTTCTCCTTAAGTGTTAATCATTCACTccagctcacctcctgtttggTAACTTCTGCTCAGCGGTGATTCTGATCGATGTCGAGACTCTACCCAAACTTCTGTATGGACCACTGTGATTGGAtaatatcagaaaaaaaggtaaaaattaCCTCTGTGTAAAGCACCTGCTACATGAAGTGCAGAGTTTCAGTTGATGAGATGTACTATCGAGAGTAGACAAACCATCATATCTGGCATATTTGGTCTCTGAAGGCAGCCCAAAAAAGGCAGGAACGTTCTGTGATAGCCGGTCACTACAAAATGAGAAACACGTTAGGTTCAGAGTATTTTTTGTCTAAAAGTTTCTGCTgcattaaacctttttgaaaaaataaatatcccaTAGCAACATTTTTCAATTAATGCAGCAGTACTAATAACAAATGGAGCATGGATGAGACTAacaattattcattcattcttcaTTGAATCATCTGCAGAACAATTATTAATTTCATGATTACATTTGATACAAACCCCAGAGGCTGAACTGAACACTTTAAATTATGTATTTGTCAAACCAGCAGTTACAAACCAAACCCACCTAATCTTCAGCCACATGACAAAAAGTAGCTTACTTAAAGTCGTTACATTAAAGGAGCTGCAACCAGAacgtttttacatgtttacttGAAGTAAGTATTTGTCAACTCAATGTTATATTGACGCATAAATGTTTCCAGCTGTATTGCAGGTTGATAAAGAGTGTTAACAGGTCTGACCACTGTCAGTTGTTAGTGTTGCTAAAATAAAGGCCGACCTTGGCGTCTCAGGTGCAGGACTTGGAGTAGGTGTGGAGCGTCTGGGTCTGGCAATCTCTTCACCTAcaggagaaaaatgaaaactcaACTGTTGTTCTGTTACATGTGCAAAtgaataaattatttattattattattatttttagctTCTTTAGCAGTTTTGCTCCAGGGAGATATTTGTGTGTCAGTTTGGTTCGTACTAAAATAGCTCAAAAGCATTTGGTTCATTGCCAAGGATAAATTATAATCATCATTTTTATAACTTAATATGAAAGCCATGATTAAGTCAGCCCGACCATAACCTTTTAGTTTATGACAATTCATGTAACACTTATAATATTCCCAAAAGCCCAGCTACACCCTGTCTTTAGAGCTACTTAAAAGCTATTTAAGTTTACTTACAGGACAAATTTCTTTTTATCTGCCCCTGTAAAagacaaaatccaaacaaaacacaaattgaGGATAAAGACATGTAAACATATGCACCAAAACCACCGCTTCAACTTAGTTTGTCTGTTTCAATCAATGATGGttttgttattaaaaagtattttaaaaagaaaatgttaaactttataAACATTGTAGATTTGTATTACTTCTTTAATCGTATATTAACTACAGTTATATGTATacataaaatgcatttaaacaaTGTAAGTagcattaaaaatgcattaacatAGTCACAACACTTGGATATCTTTCACTTGTTTTGAACTTTTAACACATCAAGCTTATTTCTTAATGTTGAGTGCAtcactttcactttaaaaaaaaaaacaggtcagacagcagagaataaaaacagtgttCAGGCTGTTGTCTTTCAaacagccagcagagggcggaAGAGACTCACCGGGCTGCGTCTCTGAGACCAgcaaaaaggaagagagaacaGACCTGGGTCAGAGAGTGAGTGACAAATCAGTCAAATGGACACAAACTAAAAACTGCACACACCGCAAAACTTTACTTGCACCGCAAAGCTGTAATAATGCAGCGTGAGCCATAACACCTTTGAGATCATGAGGACAAGAGCGCCATCACCTACAACCAACACCTACAGAGCAGAGGTACTGAAGGTAGCAGGTCGCACAGCTCCTCAGAGACCAAATCATTTGATTtagagctgtttgtgtgttatgtttACTGTGCATTATGTTACACAGACACTTTGCCAGACAGGTACAAGTAAAGATAGCAGGGAGAAATTAACAAAGGAAGTGAGGACATTCTAGGcctaaaaacagacagaaacactcaGGGTGAGATAAAAACTGCATGCAGGAAATAATGTGAATCCAAAGAAGTAACATGTTTATCAAGCATGTCCTGGTGAATGTCATGCAGCACATGTTTGTGGTGTCAAAATGAATGACAAGCTTACCGGACTTCTCCTCTGCAAGATTATGGAAgataagagagaaaaaggacaaatacaGAGAAAGTGTCAGACGGAGAAATTATTGAAGACCATTTATAAAGACCATCATTTACTAAATGTTTTTAGGAGGACATTTCTTGTAAAAACTCACTTACACTGTATTCAAGAcgatttcaaattaaatgttccACAAACACTGAAGAGCACACTAAGGCATATTTGACTGCTAACATGCTTGAGCAAAATAACTGGATATACTGTTTACGTCACGCCTGGAGCCCATTATTAGAAGGCTCTGGTATTAATTTGACTTAGACAGTTTGATCATCCATCGTTTTCAATGAATCCCAAGAAACAAATGCATCTATGAAGTCATGCAGGTGTAGGCGCACCACTTCATCCTTTAGAGATTGGATTAATTTCTTCAAGTTTCCAGAGATTGGTGCCTGCGTTGAGCGattattttgacttatttcTCTTTGTGATTTATGACGGCCTCTGAGATCAGACATAAGCCAGTGTAAAGGGACCTGCATGGACGTATATGCAGGGAGGTGCAGGGTTCCCCTCATAACAAAAACCTCTCTTGATACCGTGTTCACTTGAGGAGTAGTAGAATTGAAAGGATCCTTTTTGTGTGATTAATATTTTATAATCACTACTGACCCTACTTATCATGCCAGCTTGTTTGCTGAGGCTTAAAAAAGCGCTAAGTGGACATGcatctatatattttattgtctcACCTTTCCCATTATAATGAGTAACTTCCAGTTGTTATCTTTGGATCTTaagttatttttcatgttatcTTGAAATAACTAAGCTGGTTTTCCCATTATTATAGATACATTTATCTCATTATCTCGGGATAACTGAAGCTTGTTTTCTCATGATGACAGGATCATTAGCCTGGTCACTGTGATACACTACACCACGACGTGCCACGCTGTCATCACCCACACTAATGAGGGAAGTTTAgcctgtttctgtctttgttttgtgcttCTGCAGTTCTGGGGATAAGAGATAAATAAGTTGAGAATAAGATGAGTCTCTGTGTTCACTATTCGGTGTATGTCATGCTCCACTCTCTTTCACTACATTTCCTCACTGTCTCAAACAGTCGTATcaattaaagggaaaaaaacaacatacctGTCATCAGCTTTCGACTTTTGAAGATGTTGTAGAAACTTAT
Coding sequences within:
- the LOC132978877 gene encoding SH3-containing GRB2-like protein 3-interacting protein 1; translation: MMQGLKNRTRKALGLRKKDKDTDTTSSPDKEGSGSSKKGSKKANGAPNGFYGEIDWDRYASPDVDEEGFSLRPGDESDAASKGKQFFSSSDSEDDEDDSKKKFKIKIKPLVSDSAKCVPPSMDELKASVGGLALSPSLRRSPRRSPGQIKRNLSCEEIARPRRSTPTPSPAPETPSDRLSQNVPAFFGLPSETKYARYDVVHTEVWVESRHRSESPLSRSYQTGAPPPLPPKNIPSRSHYGCPSDFVADLPNGRAARSSAPIYLNVLSPASYRGSPAPDLDDVFGPSDSPRTSEEYVSPRWVTFTDDRPPPPDELPPPPPPDSPAPDTPSSTPSTPCLSPGPPPDEPPPSPPPFSPGSPPPPFSPPDSPPFIVLGPPPPDEPAPPLPPDFSPSISPPLCLDEDAIDEEVLQFAAYCSSPAPISPVPPLPAERRSPRAGGTSPLVLGGVGGKRTPEGVYLRDDIPDFVGSPRELTPSFRGTPPPLPPTTYRSIMSSPGPGSGSSPSSPARPATPQSRGSPVPPPPPPRPSSRPKLPPGKPITDLSRPFSPPVSGSPPPFAPLARAESSSSISSITMQSAASTPTLGKELNTPTTGCSRGPSPLTMGPQDTLPVAAAFTETINAYFKGADPSKCAVKITGEMVLSFPAGITRHFASHPTQPILTFSISNYNRLEQVLPNPQLLCCDSTANNADTKEFWVNMPNLMSHLKKVAEQKPQATYYNVDMIKYQVSSEGIQSTPLNLALSWRGDANNTDLRIDYKYNTEAMAAPMPLHDINFLVPVDGVMATVQAMIPPATWNPDQQTIQWKIPSLSPRSENGGVGALLGRFQMTEGSFKSSQLSVQFTSEGSTLSGCDIQLVGTGYRLSLIKKRFAAGKYLADN